The following are encoded in a window of Mustelus asterias chromosome 11, sMusAst1.hap1.1, whole genome shotgun sequence genomic DNA:
- the LOC144500255 gene encoding LOW QUALITY PROTEIN: large ribosomal subunit protein eL14-like (The sequence of the model RefSeq protein was modified relative to this genomic sequence to represent the inferred CDS: inserted 2 bases in 1 codon; deleted 1 base in 1 codon), producing the protein MVYKRYMEIGCVAYIAFGPHAGKLVAIDQNRALVDGPCSGVWRQAMPFKCMQLTDFKIPIPRSVQXKYVKAAWEKKKIAEKWEATQWAKKIEARAKRVKVMKAKKMRNKVARNELKKGLRRARRGHEKSLAGRIKENPKAFYSYTWSFTT; encoded by the exons ATGGTCTACAAGCGATACATGGAGATCGGCTGCGTGGCCTATATCGCCTTTGGCCCTCACGCTGGCAAACTGGTGGCAATTGACCAGAACAGGGCATTGGTGGATGGCCCTTGCAGTGGAGTATGGAGACAAGCAAtgccatttaaatgtatgcagCTCACTGATTTCAAgattccaataccacgcagtgtccA CAAGTATGTGAAAGCTGCTTgggaaaag aaaaaaattgcTGAGAAATGGGAAGCCACCCAGTGGGCAAAGAAAATTGAAGCCCGTGCAAAGAGAGTCAAGGTCATGAAGGCCAAGAAAATGAGAAac aaggtagcaaggaatgagctaaaaaaagggcttaggagagctaggaggggacatgagaagtccttggcgggtcggatcaaggaaaaccccaaggctttttactcttat